One genomic region from Lacerta agilis isolate rLacAgi1 chromosome 13, rLacAgi1.pri, whole genome shotgun sequence encodes:
- the LOC117056693 gene encoding LOW QUALITY PROTEIN: ribonuclease P protein subunit p21-like (The sequence of the model RefSeq protein was modified relative to this genomic sequence to represent the inferred CDS: inserted 1 base in 1 codon; deleted 3 bases in 2 codons) — MIKDKESFQRLSFLYQAVHCILWQNPENQELARFYCHMQNSISRQLMLRQDPXCKSCFSPLVPGFSSTVHQRKCHNQWWTVVRCLNCGLTKRFLSPNPNYKLSSEQPEALLEKQMPPREGAKTSGQTPSSVQQPPPKSSQAEKATLPASSGPHSHSASEETTAGTKSKGKKGERTLPSQAGNCGLVANA; from the exons ATGATAAAGGACAAAGAATCATTTCAGAGGCTCAGTTTCCTCTACCAGGCAGTGCATTGCATCCTTTGGCAGAACCCAGAGAACCAGGAACTGGCTCGCTTTTATTGCCACATGCAG AACAGCATCAGCCGGCAGCTCATGTTAAGACAGGATC TCTGCAAATCTTGCTTCTCCCCTCTCGTCCCTGGATTCAGCTCCACTGTGCACCAGAGAAAGTGCCATAACCAGTGGTGGACCGTTGTGCGTTGTCTCAACTGTGGCCTCACCAAGCGTTTCCTCAGC CCCAACCCCAACTACAAGTTGTCATCAGAGCAACCTGAGGCATTGCTGGAGAAGCAGATGCCCCCTAGAGAAGGAGCAAAAACTTCAGGCCAGACCCCCAGCTCAgtgcaacagcccccccccaagtcctccCAAGCAGAAAAGGCAACACTACCTGCAAGTTCTGGACCTCACAGCCATTCTGCCTCTGAGGAGACGACAGCAGGCACCAAATCTAAAGGGAAGAAGGGCGAACGAACTCTACCCAGTCAGGCAGGCAACTGTGGCTTGGTAGCAAATGCATAA